In Amphiura filiformis chromosome 2, Afil_fr2py, whole genome shotgun sequence, one DNA window encodes the following:
- the LOC140142200 gene encoding cathepsin K-like, which translates to MKLSSRYHWIPIMLCLLLKSALMLVALSTPILGITLDHVDKNWEMWKDEHSKKYVDKHDELKRRVIWEDNIKKINLHNLEHILGMRSFTLRMNSYGDLAPEEFIQHVQRNGPPRAQEKRRFGDKVEIDEPTVRSLPDTVDWRDHGYVTPVKNEKIGKGFGITKEQARDSG; encoded by the exons TTCTAGATATCATTGGATTCCAATCATGCTGTGCCTTCTTCTAAAAAGCGCCCTCATGTTGGTGGCGCTTTCTACACCAATCCTGGGTATCACACTGGACCATGTAGACAAGAACTGGGAGATGTGGAAAGACGAGCATAGTAAGAAGTATGTAGACAAACATGATGAGCTGAAGAGGAGGGTGATATGGGAGGACAACATCAAGAAAATTAATCTGCACAACCTTGAGCATATTTTGGGGATGCGTAGTTTCACTTTGAGAATGAATTCCTATGGTGACTTG GCACCAGAAGAATTCATCCAACATGTCCAGAGAAATGGTCCACCTAGAGCGCAGGAGAAGCGCCGATTTGGCGATAAAGTGGAAATTGATGAGCCAACCGTTCGCAGTTTGCCTGATACAGTGGATTGGAGAGATCATGGCTACGTTACGCCCGTCAAGAATGAG AAAATAGGAAAAGGATTTGGCATAACAAAGGAACAAGCTCGAGATTCAGGGTGA